TCGACGACGCACGACAACAGGAGCTGAACCACAGGTGGCAGGAGTGGCACGACGCCGACTCGATGCGGAGCTGGTGCGCCGCAAGCTGGCCCGTTCGCGCGAGCACGCCAGCCAGCTGATCGCCGCGGGCCGGGTGACCGTCGGCGGGGCGACCGCGACCAAACCGGCCACTCAGGTGGAGACCAGCGCGGCCGTGGTCGTCCGCGAGGACGACAGCGATCCCGACTATGTCTCGCGCGGCGGGCACAAGCTCGCCGGGGCGTTCGCCGCGTTCGTCCCGCTCGGTCTGAAGATCGAGGGCCGCCGGGCGCTGGACGCGGGCGCCTCGACCGGTGGCTTCACCGATGTCCTGCTGCGGGCCGGCGCCCGTCATGTCGTCGCCGTCGACGTCGGATACGGACAGCTCGCCTGGTCGCTCCAGAGCGATGAGCGGGTCACCGTGAAGGACCGCACCAACGTGCGCGAATTGACGCTGGAACAGATCGACTCGGAACCCGTCGACCTCGTCGTCGGCGATCTCTCGTTCATCCCGCTGGGGCTCGTACTGCCCGCGCTGGCCCGCTGTGCGGCGCCCGGCGCGGATCTGGTGCTGATGGTCAAGCCGCAGTTCGAGGTCGGCAAGGAGCGGCTGGGCAGCGGTGGGGTGGTGCGCAGCGCGGAGCTGCGGGCCGAGGCCGTACGCGCGGTCGCGAGCCGGGCCGCCGAACTGGAATTTGGCGTACTTGGCGTAACTGCGAGCCCACTGCCTGGACCTTCCGGGAATGTCGAGTACTTTCTGTGGCTGCGCGCCGGGGCGCCTGCACTCGACCCGGCGGACGTCGACCGTGCAGTGGCGGAGGGGCCTCGTTGACCACTACCCAGGCAGTTGAAGGCAGCGCAGCACACGAGAACACCGGAGCCGGGCGGACGGTGTTCCTGCTCGCACACACGGGCCGCCCCGCGGCCATCCGCAGTGCCGAACTCGTTGTCCAGGGGCTGCTGCGCAGCGGCATCGGGGTGCGGGTGCTGGCGGAGGAGGCGGCGGACCTGCCGCTGCCGTCGTCGGTCCAGCGCGTCGATTCCGAGCAGTGCGCCGCCGAGGGCTGCGAACTCCTGGTGGTCCTGGGTGGGGACGGCACGCTGCTGCGCGGCGCGGACTTCGCCAGGACGTCC
This genomic stretch from Streptomyces nigrescens harbors:
- a CDS encoding TlyA family RNA methyltransferase; translation: MAGVARRRLDAELVRRKLARSREHASQLIAAGRVTVGGATATKPATQVETSAAVVVREDDSDPDYVSRGGHKLAGAFAAFVPLGLKIEGRRALDAGASTGGFTDVLLRAGARHVVAVDVGYGQLAWSLQSDERVTVKDRTNVRELTLEQIDSEPVDLVVGDLSFIPLGLVLPALARCAAPGADLVLMVKPQFEVGKERLGSGGVVRSAELRAEAVRAVASRAAELEFGVLGVTASPLPGPSGNVEYFLWLRAGAPALDPADVDRAVAEGPR